In Bacillus sp. S3, the sequence GAAGGTATTGAACACAAAACTTTGGCTTAAACTAGGAATTATTTTTACTATGTTATTTACAACAGTTATTGGAATGACAGCACCCACGGCTTCCGCACAAGCAAACTCACAAATTGAATATGAAATCTACCCTGTACCACATCATGTCACCTATCATGAAGGGGCATTAAAATTAGACAAACCGCTTCAAGTCATATACGACGACACCATTGATTCCGTAACAAAGAAAAAAGTAGAAAACACGTTGAAACAAAATGGCTACCCGGCTCCGAACGTTGGAACCCAGCCTTCAGAAGACAAAATTAATATTTTAATAGGCACGAAAGGCTCGAACGGCCCGGTGGATACCTATGCTGCTGCGAACGTAAACAGCGAAGGTATGGATTTTTCAAAAATTGATGCCTATCAATTAGACATTCAAAAAAATACCATCACGATTTTAGGAAAAGATACCGATGCCAGCTTCTATGGTGTCGTATCGTTAAATGCGATCCTGGCACAAGTTCCTGACAAAGAAGTCCGGCATTTAACGATTAATGACTATGCCAATACAAAAATCCGAGGATTTATTGAAGGCTACTACGGTATACCTTGGAGCAATGAGGACCGGATGTCACTGATGCGCTTTGCCGGTCAATTTAAAGCAACTTCCTATGTATTTGCACCAAAAGACGACCCGTATCACCGTGAAAAGTGGGCTGAACTCTATCCGCCTGAGAAACTAGCAGAAATCAAAGAAATGGCGCAAGTCGGGAATGAGAATAAAACTCGCTTCGTTTGGACGATTTCGCCACTAGCCGAAGTAGCGCGAATCTCGCAAACCGGCGGTGACCCGATGCTGAAACTTCAAGAAAACACCGATAAAATGCTGGCCAAATTCGACCAATTATACGATGTTGGCGTGCGGCAGTTCGGTGTGTTAGGCGATGATGTCGGCAGCCTGCCGCGTAATTATGTGGTCGCCCTGATGCATTCGGTATCGGAATGGGCAAAAGAAAAAGGCGATGTCTATGATATCTTGTACTGTCCGGCGAGCTACAATTCCAGCTGGGCGTGGAATCCAAACGAATTAAACGACTATGAAAAAGGCTTCGATAAAAATATTCAAATTTTCTGGACGGGTTCGACTACTTGTGCACCGATTGTCCAGTCGACCATTGATACGTTTAAAACCAGAAGCAATGGCGGCGTGGAAAGAAGGGATCCATTATTCTGGCTAAACTGGCCAGTGAATGATGTCGATATGTCACGCGTATTCTTAGGAAAAGGAGAAATGCTCCAGCCTGGCATCAAGAATCTAGCCGGTGCCGTAACAAACCCGATGCAGGAAGCAGAAGCATCAAAGATTTCTATTTTCGCTGTGGCCGATTATGCGTGGAACACGGAAACGTTCAATGCGCAAAAAAGCTGGGAAGACAGCTTTAACTACATCGAGTCAGATGCAGCGGCAGAGCTTCATACTTTAGCGAAACATATGTCCGATGCTGATCCGAACGGTCTTAAATTGTCCGAAAGTGAAGAGATTAAAAGTTTATTAGATTCCGTCACTGCGAAGGTGAATAACGGGGAATCATTAAAAAATGCTGCACCGGAAGCAATTGCAGAACTGCAAAAAATTGCCGATGCCGCAGATGGATTTTTAGCAAAAACAAAAAATGAAAAGTTAAAAGAAGAATTGGCACCATTTGTAAAAGCGTTACGAGACATGGTCCTAGCGGATATTGAGTTTATTCAAACAGACTTGGCCATTGAAGCGGGCAATAAAGCAGAAACATGGGATCATTTTGCCAAAGCAACAGCTTTACGCCAGCAAAGCTTAAACTATGACCGTCCGCTCTTAAACGGCACAATGAAAACAAAGCCAGCAAAAAAACGGCTCCAGCCATTTACTACGAACCTAGAGAGCAAAATTTCACCAAAGGTGGCAGCGCTGCTAGACCTTGAGAAACCAGTGACAAAGGCAAGCATTTTTACAAATGACGATGCTTATAAAAACGTATCATTAAATGAAGAGAAATCTGTGACCTCGATTACCGATGCAGGTAAGATTACGCTCAAAAAAGGTGAATATTTCGGGGTAAAATTAAGCCGGGTTAAAGATGTGACCGAGATTGTGGCGCCTTCTGTCAAGGGTTTAACATTGGAGTCCTCCTTAAACGGTATTAAGTGGAAAAAGGTAGAAAGTGACACTGGCCCAGCGGATGCCAGATATGTAAGGCTTTTGAACAAACAGGCAAAGCCGGTTGAATTTACGTTAGACAGTTTCAAAGTGACTTCGTTTGAAGTTGAAGCAAAATCTGTGAAAGAAACGAATTACACCAGCATGGAGAATCCGCTGGGACTGTTTGATGGCGACCTCACTACACCAGGCTGGTTAAAAAACAGTCAAATAAGCGGGAAATATATGACGTTTGATTTGGGTCAAGAAATCACGCTGAACAGTCTAAAAGCAGTGATTACAGAAGGAGAACATGACTTTCCAAGACATGCCATTCTTGAGGCCTCTTTAGATGGAATCGAGTGGACGACCGTGATGACTTTCGGGAACCAGGACGGTGCCAACGAGGGCGAAGCGGCGAATGAAGACCGAAGCGATGCGATTTTCGATCAATATGAAGCACCTTATCGTTCAAAAGAAGTCCGTGATTTAGATCAAAAAGCCAAGTATTTGCGCTTTAAGTTAACAAGAACAAAGGTTGGCTCAGATAAGTGGGTTCGCATGCAGGAAATCGTCATCAACGATGGCAAGTACTACCCTGAAAGCAATGATCCTACGATTACCACGAATGCCGCCGTTAAAATAGGCTTTGTGAAGGATCATCTCATTGATGGTAAACTAAATACGAAGTTCATGCCAGCAGGAACTGAAGCTGGGGAAATTCTCTATCATGTCGGGGAAGCAGGAGCAAGTGTAACGGGGATTACCATTTTAGAAGACCCAACTCACTTATCCGGCAGCAAGGTTTCCGTCAGAACGGTTACTGGCTGGAGACATCTCGGAACCATCGAATCGGGCTATCAATCCTTTGATACCACACAATTACCGGAGATTTTGGATATAAAAATTGAATGGCCAGAAGGCAAAACACCAACGATTTCTGAAATCAAAATTGACAAACAGTAAGTTGATACAATCAGAACAAAAGACGCCGGAGCCGGATTCAGACAACTAATACCAAGTGATCCATAGGTTCATTTCTTAAAAATTCCTTGGTTACCTAAACAATAGGCTCTGTTAAAGTTTATTGTTGATTTTTAACCACTGTTGATTGGAGCGGAAGCCGCGAGACTCCTGCGGGAGTAGCGGAAATCAACAGCGACGTTTAACAGAGCCAAACAATAAATAAAGAGAGTGCTGTTTCGTACAAGCACTCTCTCTTTTCTGCCTTTACAAATCTCGTAAAAGATTGGTTTCGTTTTATCCTTATAGTTATGATTACGCATGTAAAATTTATCGTAATCTACCTTCCATTAGACACTTGGTTTCTTTTCGCTAGAGATATGAGCAAGGCATGCTTTTGTTTTTCTACCGACAACTAGCTTTTTCCCATCAGTAAATCCTTCTTCCCGTCCCTCCAGCTCCTTTATGAGCTGTTCTCTCCAAAAATGCAAGCGATCTGCACATTCAGCTTTGGCTGAAAGGTTGACCAATTCCTGCGGGTCCTGCTCCAATTGAAACAGCTGTTCTTCTCCTGTCTGAGAGTACCAGATATACTTTTCCTTCCCATTTGTCAGGTAGTGATGAGAGCTTTCCCCCAATGTATGTTCACCGTGAATATATTCACGCCACTCCACTTCCGGCTGCTGCTCCCGGCAAAGGGGTAATACACTCCTGCCTTCCACACTGTCTGGAATCTCCACCTTTGCAGCATCTAATAAGGTCGGCATAATATCCCTTAGCTCCACTACACGATCCACCTTCTGGTTATTCTGAAGCTTTAAGAGATTGCCAGGATCCGAGAGAATAAAGGGAACTTTGGCACTTCCTTCATAAGCTAAGGATTTACGAAATAAATGATGATCTCCCAGCAATTCCCCGTGATCCGAACAAAAGAGAATAACCGTATTATTGAGCACACCATGCTCCTCCATCGCCATTAAAAACCGGCCAATCTGATAATCGATATGGGTGATTAAAGCATAGTAGGCAGCTTGTGCCCGCTTTAATCGATTCTTCGGCACAATTCCTTTCGAGGTAACCGGATTGTATCCCTGTTTCCCCGGATCCTCTGTTTCTGCCCAATCGCCTATCGGTGAATCCGGAAGGTCTAGATCCTTATACATATCAAAAAAAGCCTGCGGCGGATCAAACGGCGGGTGCGGTCTGACAAAGGACATCTTTAAGAAGAAAGGCTTGGACGGATCCCGTCTTCTTAAGAAGTCGATTGACTGTGTGACGACCCAATTCGTAGGATGCATCGATTCAGGCAAATGCCACGGTCTTGCTACCGTAGAGGCATTGCAATCCAATCCTAAGTCATTCAAATCAGCCTGTGCTCCCGCCTGCTGCTTCAGCCATGGAAGGTAATCATCACCGCTGTAATTATAGGACTCTATTTCAAGATTATGATGTTTAAAACGGTTATAGTGCAGGTAGCCATCATGCAAGACTACATGATGAAAACCGAGTAAATTTCTTGCCGGATAGACATGCATTTTTCCAATCGCTTGTGTATGGTACCCTGCTTTCGTAAACTCTCCTGCCAACGTATGTTCATAATTCCACGGCACTTTATCCTGATAGCCGACACGGCCTGTTCCCGTTTGCGACATTCCGGTTAATACCGATGCCCGCGCCGGAACACAGGAGGGTGTAGCTGTATAAGCCTGCTGAAAAAGAACCCCGTTGCGTGCCAGTTGATCAAGATTGGGCGTATCAACGACAGGATGATCCAGCACACTTAAACAATCCCCACGCATTTGATCAACCATCAATAATAGGATATTCGGTTTCATCAAGTTGTACCAACCTTCCTAATTTTCCAGCATCATGACTGGCTGCTGACTGTTGCCTTTTGATATCCTTACGGATGGTGTATAACAATGAATCACCACATCCGCCGGCGTCACACCGTCTTCATCAAAAATGACCAGTTCATTCTCTTCAGCAAGCAGGGATGCCGGGATTTTATAGTCCTCCTGCGGCCCAATATTCCAATACCTTCCTAAACAATGGCCATTCACCCAGAAGCACCCTTTACTCATGTGGTTAAACCGGACTTTCACTACAGAGCCATTCACTGGATCCCAAGAAAAACGGCTGCGGTACCAGCGTGGTGCAGTGGATTCCTTTGGAGGATCAATCTGTTTGTACCAATCCTTCTGTTCCTCAATCTGGGCAAAGGATTTCATTTTCCAATCAAGAATTTGTTCCTTCTCGTTAAATAAATAAAGGTCAAACCGGCGAATACTCGAAACATGTTGAACATCTAAATCCAACACATTTTCCCCCTGTGTAAGCACATCACTAAGATCCGCAACTCCATAGACCGCACTGCCTCTCGACCAGCCTGTCTGGCTGTCCATCAACATCTTGACTGGTTTCCCATTTACCCTAACAAGAGAAACTCCCTCCCCGACGAGAATCGCCCGGTCATACCCATGGTTTTGGAAAGATCGTAAAAAACCAATGCGACCGCCAATGGACGGAATCTGCGATAAATGATGGTGCCGGCCACAACCTTCCACCTGCCAGCCTCCGAGCAACGAGAGATGCTTTCCGTTTTGAGCAGGTGCATCACTTATGCCTTTTGGCTCGCCAAGCGCTTGAGTGAAGTTGAAACGCCCCATATTTTGAACAAGACAGGTTAACTTATTCTTCCCTGCCTTAACGGCAGTCTCGATGGCTGCAGCCCCTATCTTACTAAGCTTACCGACATAGGTATCATTACAAAAGACCATCACAGGATCTTCAATCCGCGGAAAGACCATCGTTGTGTTTTTCGTCTCTAGGGCCGTAAACTCACTCTCATACCCTAAATAGCCGCTAAATTGCCCAAAGCTGCTAAAATCAAGCGGCTTCTCAGCCATTTTCACACCATCGGCTAAAAAACACAGAGGCTCATCAGCACATTCCCAATGTAACGGAGAAAGGGGAGCACCCTGTTCCAATTCAGTTACGCTTTCTTCCAATGAACGTCTTGATACAATATCAAGGAAATAGGTGGAACCGTCCTCAAAGGAAAGCTGAACTGACTGCGGCTGGTTTCCATGGTAGAAGGTAAACAGCAGAAGATCATCCTCAATCCATTCATAACGATTTGGCAGCGGACAATGGACGCCGGCTTTTTGATCAAGCTGTAATAATAAAGTAGAACATTGGCCCTCCTCGTGATAAATAACCGCTTTCGTTGACTCAAAGCCTGTCGTCTGGCCCGTAAGCGCTTTGATGGTAAAGCCATCCCTCACGAGTACATTTTGCACAATCGGTAAAATCGCATTCGCTTCAACCGTAAACGAAATCCTCTCATTCTGATGAAATAGATGGGATTTAACCCGTTCATTTCGTTTATTTTCGATAAAGAGGACCTCACCGAAGGGACTGACAATCCGCTGGGATGTCAAGTGACCTGGAAGCTTCACATTCGTACTCGCTTGTTCCGCATTTGTAAATAGCGGTTCTAACCAGTTAATCAAGGCATGCACTCGCTTTAACACTTCAAATTTCCTCGTTGGCTGCAGATATTCATTTATCGCAACATCATAATCATATGAGGTAGTTGTAAAGGTCTGTTCACCAAACGTCCGGCCGCCCCAATGATCAAAATTGGTTCCACCAAAATACATATAATAATTGATCGCCGAATATCCATTGCTTAAGAGCTGATAGCACTCACGTTCAAGCTGCTCTGGTGTCTTTTGATCCGCCCTGTTTCCGCCCCATTGTTCAAACCAGCCAATCCAAAACTCCATAACCCCTTTCGGCTGATTTTCATAACGCTCATCCAGCGTTTCGGCCGCCTGCTTTGCATTGGACCAGAAATTAAGGAATTCCACCGCTCCCTCCACGCCTCCGTAGCATGTTACAAAAGGAACCTCAATACCTCGTGCTGTCATTCCGTCCCGTAAATATTCCATATACACTTTATCCGGTTTGCCATATGCTTGAAATTCATTTTCAATTTGAACCATGATAACGGTTCCTTTTTTTGTCAGTTGGTATTCATCAATGATGGAAATGACCTGATCAAAATAATGATCGACATACTGTAAAAATAGTCGATCACGTGAACGGTATTGAATATCCGCTTTCGTAGAGAGCCACCAAGGCAGTCCGCCAAAATCCCATTCCGCACAAATATAAGGTCCCGGCCGTGCAATCACATACAATCCTTTGTCAGCGCATAATTGCAGAAAATAGGCTAAATCCTTATCACCAGTGAAATCCCACTCGCCTTCCTTCATTTCATGAAAATTCCATGGAATGTAGGTTTCAATTGTATTACATCCTCCGGCCTTCGCCTTCTCTAACACTTCCTCCCACTCTGCTCTAGGCAGGCGGAAATAGTGAATCGCTGCTGATAGAATAAAGACTCGTTCATTATTAATCTTCCAACTTTTCTTATCATACGTTATCATGATTTCCCTCCAAAATTATAATGCTTTAAAAAATCTTGGTAACAGTTTATAGCTTAGCAGCAAGCAAAACCTCCTCCAGCATGTTAATTTGTCTGCTTCATAAACCATTGAACAAATTTTATCGCCGTTTCTTCCTTTCTCGTATTGGATAGGATGGCCATCACCTTATTGTCCGAATTGAATCCGGCTTGGCGGAGGAGCGCATGTTCGGTTAAATCAATTGCGTTTTTACTGCTTTTTTTGTCATGGTTAATTTTATTTATAAAATCCAAATCTTTAAATGCCCCTTGTTGTGACAAGACTAGAAAGTCACTTTTATCAAGAACAAGTATATCAATGTCTTTTGCTGCAATTTGGGCAAGCAATTTTTGATATAAATCCATATTATCCCGTGTGGTTAGATTTCCATTCATTCGCCAAAAATTTAACTTAATTTCAGACTTCGAATCGGGCTTTACTATCTGGGAATTAGCTTTCTTCTGAAGGGCCTGCTGTTGCTTATCTTCTATTGTATTACCAACAAACGTAACATTTAATGCTGAGGGCTTTTCATGCTTGTCAAAAAAAGCAAAAGGAACCAATGCAGCCATTATTAATATTCCAATTAGAATGTGAGTTTTATAATGATACCAAATGTTGTCAAGTTCTTTTATTCGTTGTCGTATATTCATTTTCCTCACCTTTTTATAAAGCTTTGTTAAACGAGGCTGTTGATCTCCGCTACAGTTGTTCAAAATCAACAAAAAACTTTAACAGAGCCTTTTATAAAAAAACAATCCTCCGAAAATTCCCAGAGGATCGTATTTTCTTACTTATTATCTAAGCCATTCTCCTTCAATCTTACTTTCATCTAATAGTTTGTTAACATCAGTAATGACTTCTTTTCCGCCTTTGGACATAAACTCATCTACAAATTTATCCCACTCAGAAATTGGTCTTTGACCTGCAATCATCTTAGTTAATTCATTCGCAGCATACTGGTTTAAAGCAGCCATCTTGTCGTTATAAACATCTGAGTGAATACGTCCAACAGGGCTGATATAATAATTAGATTTTGAAAGCATATCATACATTACACTATTAAATTCTTTTGATTCAGGTGCCTTGGATTGTTTTGCATAATCCTCCATGACTTTTTCACCGATAGCAAATCCACCAAGTTTCTCGTTAAACAGTGCCAATGGAGCATATTTACTATAGTCTGCCGACTTTTCCGGCTGCCCATCAACGATCGTATATCCTTTGCCTTCGCCGCCCATTGTCCAATCAAAATATTCATTATCTGGCTTTTGGTCACTTGCAGGTACATACTTGGCCATATAGTCCATCATTCCTAAAATCTTTTCAACCTTCTTCGAATCATTTTTTAATTTTGAACTTAACATCCAAATTCGATAATAACCACTACCGTATACATACCCAGATTTGCCATCAGGCTGCTCGAAGGCAGGAATAGCTGTAATTTTTGCCTCAGGTGCGTTCTTTCTTAAGGTAGACAAGTCAAGGTTATTAGGTTGTGCACCTTTTTGGGTTCCTGGCTGCTCGTACCAAATTCCTACTTTACCGGCATTAAAATCTTTAAAGACTTCATTATATTCTTTAACAGGCCAGTCTTTATCTAGCGCACCTGCTTTAAACAATTCACTTAGAGCAGTAATTTTTTCTTTGCTTCCTTCAGAAATTTGCCCTGGAATTAGTTGGCCATCCTTATTTTTATGATACCAGCTATTGCCCCAATATGCACCGAATGCAGGGTCATAGACAATTCCTTTAGCAAGTCCTAAACCAATCGTGTCATCTTTGCCATTGCCGTCTGGATCCTCTTTTGCAAATGCAATGGCGACTTTCTCTAACTCCTCATAGTTTGTAGGCATTTCTAAACCTAATTTATCAAGCCAATCCTGACGAATGATAGGTTTCTTTCCGCCAGAAGCCGGGAAGAAAAGAGGAATTCCATATATTTTCCCATCTAAACTTACCGCATCCCAAACAGACTGTGGAATATCTTTAAAGTTTTCATACTTCTTTACATAATCATTTAATGGTAAAAATGCACCTTGTTTTGCCCACTTAATATAATTTGTATCTGCGCCTTCTGTCCCGATTACATCTGGGATATCACCGGAGGCCATTTTCACTGTCAGTTTATCATCATAAAGGTCAAACGGGATGTACTGTGGTTTAAAGTCAATATTAAACTTTTTATTTAAAGCTTTAGCCGCTTCATTACCTGGTTCTGGAACTGGATTTTCCCACGTACCATCAAACCAAGTGATGGCCATTTTTTCATTTTTCTTGGTATTTGAGGAAGTTTTTTCACTATCTGGAGAACAAGCTGCAAGTGAACTCGCCAATAAAACAGACGATAATGTAATGGACATAAAACGTTTCATCTAATTTTTCCCCCTTGATATGATACTTAATTACTACTAATAAGCTACATAAACGCTACTCTTTCACCGATCCTAGCATCACTCCTTTCGCAAAGTGTTTTTGTAAGAATGGGTAGACGATCAGAATAGGAACGGTAGCAATGAGGATTGCTGCCATTCCAACCGTTTCAGCTGGCGGAGGATTATCCATTCCTGCTTGCATCCCGACATCTAGTAAATTGCCTTTGTTTAGAATGACCATCTGTCTTAGAACAACCTGAACGGTCCATTTTGCTGGATCACTCAAATAAAGTAATGCTGTGAAATAAGAGTTCCAAATTCCAACGGCGTAAAACAAGCCAAAGGCTGCTAATGCTGGCTTTGATAATGGGAGAATGATTTTCGCAAAAATTTGCAAATCATTTGCTCCATCAATGATGGCAGCCTCTGTCAGGTCTACTGGCAAAGCCATGAAAAACTGCCTCATGACAATTAAATTAAACGAGCTTATGGCACCTGGAATAATTAAAGCCCAAAGAGAATCCATTAACCCTGTTGCCTGAACAATCATATAGGTTGGGATCATTCCCGCACCAAATACAAATGTAAATAATACAAGAAATACATAAATTTTTTGACCAAGTATGTTTCTTGATAAGGAATAAGCCATCATCGCCGTCAACATTAAACTAACTAATGTACCTACTATAGTTACATAAACGGTAACTCCAAGTGACCGGATGAATTCTTTAGAGCCTAAAATATACTCGTATGCATCTAACACCCATGTTTTCGGAAATAGCAGCAAATCCGATTTTACAAATTCTTCGTACGTTGCAAACGATACAACAAACATATAATAAAACGGAAACAACATGGTCAGTGCAATCAGCGCAAGAAGAATGATATTGGTCGTATCTACTATTTTTTCTGATGCTGTTCTACTCTTTAGCACGTATAGCCACTCCTTTCTTAATAGACTCCCCCGTCCCCGAAGCGTTTCGCTAACCGGTTGGCCGCAACGATTAAGATCAGTCCAATAACAGACTTAAACAACCCAACCGCAGTTGCGAAACTAAAATCAGAGTTTTGAATCCCTTTCAGGTAGACAAACGTGTCAAGTACGTTTCCAACATCCATGGTGAAAGGAGTTAACATTAAGTAAATTTGTTCAAAACCTACGTCCAAAACACTGCCTAGTCTTAGAATTAATAGAATAATAATCGTACTTTTTAGGGCAGGTAATGTAATATGCCATATCTGTTGCCAACGATTGGCACCATCAACAGCAGCAGCCTCATATAAGCTAGGGCTAATCCCAGATAACGCCGCAAGAAAAATAATGGTTCCCCATCCAGATTCCTTCCAAATAACTTCTAGAACCACTAACGGCATAAACCAATGCGGGTCTTGTAAAAAAGGAACTGAGTCCATCCCAAAAACACTTCCAAGTAATTTGTTCACAATTCCATCTGATTTTAGTAAAATCGTGACAATCCCGATAACAACCACCCATGATAAGAAATGGGGAACATAAACGATGGATTGGATCACTCGTTTATATAAGCTTGATCTCACTTCATTCAGCATGATTGCTAGAATAATAGAGATTGGGAAAGCAAAGACGATTTGCAGAAAAGACAGGTATAAGGTATTCCACAATACTCGAATGACTTCTTGATCCTCAAAAATCGTTTTAAAGTGTTTCAATCCCACCCATTCACTATGAAGAAAACCTTGAAATGCGCTATAATCTTGAAAAGCAATGATATTTCCAGCCATCGGGATATACCGATAGATAATAAAATAAAGGAGTCCCGGCAGTAACAAAAGATAGAGGTATCGCTCTTTCCACAATCTTTTTATCATACTCTTATTGGGTGTGATGTTTACATCTACTTGTCCCTTTAGATTTCCCGTTATTTCTGTTGTTCCTTGTAAATTTTCCATCTCATTATCACATCCTTCTATGGGCTATTCTTGCTTAAGTACTTGATCCAAAATCGCCTTTATTATTTAAAGCAGGGGTTGAATTTCTCTGAAATAATGCATTGAATCTTACCTGTCTTTTGACAGGACCTTCTCCCTCTCTTCCTTCCACACGTTGAAATACCTTCAAAGATACCCACATGGACAAGCAGGAGAACAGCCCTACACTAAAGAAGGGAATCATTCCAGGTACAGTAAAAAATAATATATACAGCACATAATACCCAATGATCAGCAGCAGGGTATGAAATGGGAATGATAAGCCCAGTAATAATGCAATACTAATATATCGAGTGAATGTACCTTCAAAATGGACAAAAACAGGAAAGAGATATAGTAGAATAATCAGAAACAAAATACCTAGCATGAAAACAAAGAGTAATAGAAACCAATACATAAATCCATGAGAGAAACGGATTAGGGAAAAGTTTAAGTAAATCAGAAAGCCAGCAGTGGTCAAAATTAGCCCTAATGCATTTGCCTTCCAAAACTCCTTCCGAAATGCAGTCCAATACAAACGGACATATGACTGGTTATCTTCATTCCCCATGATCCATTTACGCGTTACCGTGTAGAGACCAACAGTTGCGGGCATAACCCCCAGCACAATGCCTCCGCAAAATGTTAACCCTATCCAAAGCAATTGGAACTGTGCAATTCTCATGACTTTCTCAGCCAGTTGATAGAATCCCCCTATAAATCCTCTATTTCCCATTTAGTATTCTCCCTTTCTAGATGTCACTCATAACCTTTGTTCTGCTTGGTTTTTGTTTACCTGTCGA encodes:
- a CDS encoding beta-N-acetylglucosaminidase domain-containing protein; translation: MNTKLWLKLGIIFTMLFTTVIGMTAPTASAQANSQIEYEIYPVPHHVTYHEGALKLDKPLQVIYDDTIDSVTKKKVENTLKQNGYPAPNVGTQPSEDKINILIGTKGSNGPVDTYAAANVNSEGMDFSKIDAYQLDIQKNTITILGKDTDASFYGVVSLNAILAQVPDKEVRHLTINDYANTKIRGFIEGYYGIPWSNEDRMSLMRFAGQFKATSYVFAPKDDPYHREKWAELYPPEKLAEIKEMAQVGNENKTRFVWTISPLAEVARISQTGGDPMLKLQENTDKMLAKFDQLYDVGVRQFGVLGDDVGSLPRNYVVALMHSVSEWAKEKGDVYDILYCPASYNSSWAWNPNELNDYEKGFDKNIQIFWTGSTTCAPIVQSTIDTFKTRSNGGVERRDPLFWLNWPVNDVDMSRVFLGKGEMLQPGIKNLAGAVTNPMQEAEASKISIFAVADYAWNTETFNAQKSWEDSFNYIESDAAAELHTLAKHMSDADPNGLKLSESEEIKSLLDSVTAKVNNGESLKNAAPEAIAELQKIADAADGFLAKTKNEKLKEELAPFVKALRDMVLADIEFIQTDLAIEAGNKAETWDHFAKATALRQQSLNYDRPLLNGTMKTKPAKKRLQPFTTNLESKISPKVAALLDLEKPVTKASIFTNDDAYKNVSLNEEKSVTSITDAGKITLKKGEYFGVKLSRVKDVTEIVAPSVKGLTLESSLNGIKWKKVESDTGPADARYVRLLNKQAKPVEFTLDSFKVTSFEVEAKSVKETNYTSMENPLGLFDGDLTTPGWLKNSQISGKYMTFDLGQEITLNSLKAVITEGEHDFPRHAILEASLDGIEWTTVMTFGNQDGANEGEAANEDRSDAIFDQYEAPYRSKEVRDLDQKAKYLRFKLTRTKVGSDKWVRMQEIVINDGKYYPESNDPTITTNAAVKIGFVKDHLIDGKLNTKFMPAGTEAGEILYHVGEAGASVTGITILEDPTHLSGSKVSVRTVTGWRHLGTIESGYQSFDTTQLPEILDIKIEWPEGKTPTISEIKIDKQ
- a CDS encoding beta-galactosidase, encoding MITYDKKSWKINNERVFILSAAIHYFRLPRAEWEEVLEKAKAGGCNTIETYIPWNFHEMKEGEWDFTGDKDLAYFLQLCADKGLYVIARPGPYICAEWDFGGLPWWLSTKADIQYRSRDRLFLQYVDHYFDQVISIIDEYQLTKKGTVIMVQIENEFQAYGKPDKVYMEYLRDGMTARGIEVPFVTCYGGVEGAVEFLNFWSNAKQAAETLDERYENQPKGVMEFWIGWFEQWGGNRADQKTPEQLERECYQLLSNGYSAINYYMYFGGTNFDHWGGRTFGEQTFTTTSYDYDVAINEYLQPTRKFEVLKRVHALINWLEPLFTNAEQASTNVKLPGHLTSQRIVSPFGEVLFIENKRNERVKSHLFHQNERISFTVEANAILPIVQNVLVRDGFTIKALTGQTTGFESTKAVIYHEEGQCSTLLLQLDQKAGVHCPLPNRYEWIEDDLLLFTFYHGNQPQSVQLSFEDGSTYFLDIVSRRSLEESVTELEQGAPLSPLHWECADEPLCFLADGVKMAEKPLDFSSFGQFSGYLGYESEFTALETKNTTMVFPRIEDPVMVFCNDTYVGKLSKIGAAAIETAVKAGKNKLTCLVQNMGRFNFTQALGEPKGISDAPAQNGKHLSLLGGWQVEGCGRHHHLSQIPSIGGRIGFLRSFQNHGYDRAILVGEGVSLVRVNGKPVKMLMDSQTGWSRGSAVYGVADLSDVLTQGENVLDLDVQHVSSIRRFDLYLFNEKEQILDWKMKSFAQIEEQKDWYKQIDPPKESTAPRWYRSRFSWDPVNGSVVKVRFNHMSKGCFWVNGHCLGRYWNIGPQEDYKIPASLLAEENELVIFDEDGVTPADVVIHCYTPSVRISKGNSQQPVMMLEN
- a CDS encoding arylsulfatase, which gives rise to MKPNILLLMVDQMRGDCLSVLDHPVVDTPNLDQLARNGVLFQQAYTATPSCVPARASVLTGMSQTGTGRVGYQDKVPWNYEHTLAGEFTKAGYHTQAIGKMHVYPARNLLGFHHVVLHDGYLHYNRFKHHNLEIESYNYSGDDYLPWLKQQAGAQADLNDLGLDCNASTVARPWHLPESMHPTNWVVTQSIDFLRRRDPSKPFFLKMSFVRPHPPFDPPQAFFDMYKDLDLPDSPIGDWAETEDPGKQGYNPVTSKGIVPKNRLKRAQAAYYALITHIDYQIGRFLMAMEEHGVLNNTVILFCSDHGELLGDHHLFRKSLAYEGSAKVPFILSDPGNLLKLQNNQKVDRVVELRDIMPTLLDAAKVEIPDSVEGRSVLPLCREQQPEVEWREYIHGEHTLGESSHHYLTNGKEKYIWYSQTGEEQLFQLEQDPQELVNLSAKAECADRLHFWREQLIKELEGREEGFTDGKKLVVGRKTKACLAHISSEKKPSV
- a CDS encoding extracellular solute-binding protein, with translation MKRFMSITLSSVLLASSLAACSPDSEKTSSNTKKNEKMAITWFDGTWENPVPEPGNEAAKALNKKFNIDFKPQYIPFDLYDDKLTVKMASGDIPDVIGTEGADTNYIKWAKQGAFLPLNDYVKKYENFKDIPQSVWDAVSLDGKIYGIPLFFPASGGKKPIIRQDWLDKLGLEMPTNYEELEKVAIAFAKEDPDGNGKDDTIGLGLAKGIVYDPAFGAYWGNSWYHKNKDGQLIPGQISEGSKEKITALSELFKAGALDKDWPVKEYNEVFKDFNAGKVGIWYEQPGTQKGAQPNNLDLSTLRKNAPEAKITAIPAFEQPDGKSGYVYGSGYYRIWMLSSKLKNDSKKVEKILGMMDYMAKYVPASDQKPDNEYFDWTMGGEGKGYTIVDGQPEKSADYSKYAPLALFNEKLGGFAIGEKVMEDYAKQSKAPESKEFNSVMYDMLSKSNYYISPVGRIHSDVYNDKMAALNQYAANELTKMIAGQRPISEWDKFVDEFMSKGGKEVITDVNKLLDESKIEGEWLR